In one Bos mutus isolate GX-2022 chromosome 19, NWIPB_WYAK_1.1, whole genome shotgun sequence genomic region, the following are encoded:
- the NGFR gene encoding tumor necrosis factor receptor superfamily member 16 — MGSGAAGRAMDGPRLLLLLLLLGVSLGGAKEACLTGLYTHSGECCKACNLGEGVAQPCGANQTVCEPCLDSVTFSDVVSATEPCKPCTECVGLQSMSAPCVEADDAVCRCAYGYYQDETTGRCEACRVCEAGSGLVFSCQDKQNTVCEECPDGTYSDEANHVDPCLPCTVCEDTERQLRECTRWADAECEEIPGRWITRATPPEGSDSTDPSTQEPEVPPEQDLVTSTVSDVVTTVMGSSQPVVTRGTADNLIPVYCSILAAVVVGLVAYIAFKRWNSCKQNKQGANSRPVNQTPPPEGEKLHSDSGISVDSQSLHDQQPHTQTAAGQALKGDGGLYSSLPLAKREEVEKLLNGSAGDTWRHLAGELGYQPEHIDSFTHEACPARALLASWAAQDSATLDTLLAALRRIQRADIVESLCSESTATSPV, encoded by the exons GTGTCCCTTGGAGGTGCCAAGGAAGCATGCCTCACGGGCCTGTACACCCACAGCGGAGAGTGCTGCAAAGCCTGCAACCTGGGCGAGGGTGTGGCCCAGCCTTGTGGAGCCAACCAGACCGTGTGTGAACCCTGCCTGGACA GCGTGACCTTCTCGGACGTGGTGAGCGCCACGGAGCCGTGTAAGCCGTGCACGGAGTGCGTGGGACTGCAGAGCATGTCGGCGCCCTGCGTGGAGGCCGACGACGCCGTGTGCCGCTGCGCCTACGGCTATTACCAGGACGAGACGACCGGCCGCTGCGAGGCGTGCCGCGTGTGCGAGGCGGGCTCGGGGCTCGTGTTCTCGTGCCAGGACAAGCAGAACACCGTCTGCGAGGAGTGCCCCGACGGCACGTACTCCGACGAGGCCAACCACGTGGACCCCTGCCTGCCCTGCACGGTGTGCGAGGACACGGAGCGCCAGCTGCGCGAGTGCACGCGCTGGGCCGACGCCGAATGCGAGG AGATCCCTGGACGTTGGATTACACGGGCCACGCCCCCTGAGGGCTCCGACAGCACAGACCCCAGCACCCAGGAGCCCGAGGTACCTCCAGAGCAAGATCTGGTAACCAGCACTGTGTCAGATGTGGTGACCACGGTGATGGGCAGCTCCCAGCCTGTGGTGACCCGAGGTACCGCCGACAACCTCATCCCTGTCTATTGCTCCATCCTGGCTGCTGTGGTTGTGGGCCTTGTGGCCTACATCGCCTTCAAGAG GTGGAACAGCTGCAAGCAGAACAAGCAAGGAGCCAACAGCCGACCTGTGAACCAGACACCCCCACCAGAGGGGGAAAAGCTACACAGCGATAGCGGCATCTCTGTGGACAGCCAGAGCCTGCATGACCAGCAGCCCCACACGCAGACTGCCGCAGGCCAGG CCCTCAAGGGTGATGGAGGCCTCTACAGCAGCCTGCCGCTGGCCAAGCGGGAGGAGGTGGAGAAGCTGCTCAACGGCTCTGCGGGGGACACCTGGCGGCATCTGGCAGGCGAGTTGGGTTACCAGCCTGAGCATATAGACTCCTTCACCCACGAGGCCTGCCCAGCCCGCGCCCTGCTGGCCAGCTGGGCTGCCCAGGACAGCGCCACGCTCGACACCCTCCTTGCGGCCCTGCGCCGCATCCAGCGCGCCGACATCGTGGAGAGCCTGTGCAGCGAGTCCACGGCCACGTCCCCCGTGTGA